The following proteins are encoded in a genomic region of Methylibium petroleiphilum PM1:
- the cyoD gene encoding cytochrome o ubiquinol oxidase subunit IV translates to MSAPVDTHHHDGHEGDEAGHGSLKGYVIGFMLSLVLTAIPFWLVMGKVIASSGLTALVILGFAAVQIVVHMVYFLHMNAKSEGGWTILALIFTLVLVVITLSGSLWVMYHLNHNMMPASMHEVRNMP, encoded by the coding sequence ATGAGCGCGCCGGTCGATACGCACCACCACGACGGCCACGAGGGCGACGAGGCCGGCCACGGCTCGCTGAAGGGCTATGTCATCGGATTCATGCTGTCGCTGGTGCTGACCGCGATCCCGTTCTGGCTGGTGATGGGCAAGGTGATCGCCTCGTCGGGCCTCACGGCCCTCGTCATCCTCGGCTTCGCCGCGGTGCAGATCGTCGTCCACATGGTCTACTTCCTGCACATGAACGCAAAGTCCGAAGGCGGATGGACGATCCTGGCCTTGATCTTCACGCTCGTGCTCGTCGTGATCACGCTGAGCGGCTCGCTGTGGGTGATGTACCACCTCAACCACAACATGATGCCGGCGTCGATGCACGAAGTGCGCAACATGCCTTGA
- the cyoC gene encoding cytochrome o ubiquinol oxidase subunit III, with protein sequence MSDTATLAPALPGTAGATATPRFHVVGEHHVENGTLLGFWLYLMSDCLIFACLFAVHGVLGRSYAGGPSGAELFDLKLVAINTSLLLLSSITYGFAMIEMQRRRQGATLLWLAITGLFGAGFIGLELYEFAHLIHEGAVPQRSAFLSSFFTLVGTHGLHVSFGVVWLVTLMVQVGRHGLVAENRRRLMCLSMFWHFLDVVWIGVFTFVYLMGVLP encoded by the coding sequence ATGTCTGATACCGCCACCCTCGCCCCGGCGCTGCCGGGCACCGCCGGCGCGACAGCCACGCCGCGCTTCCACGTCGTCGGCGAGCACCATGTCGAGAACGGCACGCTGCTCGGCTTCTGGCTCTACCTGATGAGCGACTGCCTCATCTTCGCCTGCCTGTTCGCGGTGCACGGCGTGCTAGGCCGCAGCTATGCCGGCGGCCCGAGCGGCGCGGAGTTGTTCGACCTGAAGCTGGTGGCGATTAACACCTCGCTGCTGCTGCTGTCCTCGATCACCTACGGCTTCGCGATGATCGAGATGCAGCGCCGCCGCCAGGGCGCGACGCTGCTGTGGCTCGCGATCACCGGACTGTTCGGCGCGGGCTTCATCGGCCTGGAGCTCTACGAGTTCGCGCACCTGATCCACGAGGGCGCGGTGCCGCAGCGGAGCGCCTTCCTGTCCTCGTTCTTCACGTTGGTCGGCACGCACGGGCTGCACGTGAGCTTCGGCGTGGTGTGGCTGGTCACGCTGATGGTCCAGGTCGGTCGCCACGGCCTGGTCGCGGAGAACCGGCGCCGCCTGATGTGCCTGTCGATGTTCTGGCACTTCCTCGATGTCGTCTGGATCGGCGTCTTCACCTTCGTCTACCTGATGGGAGTGCTGCCATGA
- the cyoB gene encoding cytochrome o ubiquinol oxidase subunit I, translating into MFDHPDTTKLLFGRLTWDAIPLHEPILLATFAMVVLGGIAVLGALTCFRAWGTLWRDWITSIDHKKIGIMYIILGLVMLLRGFADALMMRAQQAIAFGDNLGYLPPHHYDQIFTAHGVIMIFFVAMPLVTGLMNFVVPLQIGARDVAFPFLNNFSFWMTTFGAGLLMVSLFVGEFAKTGWLAYPPLSGIAFSPDVGVDYYIWSLQIAGVGTLLSGVNLIATIVKMRAPGMTLMKMPVFTWTALCTNVLIVAAFPVLTAVLALLSLDRYVGTNFFTNDLGGNAMMYVNLIWIWGHPEVYILVLPVFGIFSEVVSTFSGKRLFGYASMVYATVVITILSYLVWLHHFFTMGSGASVNSFFGITTMIISIPTGAKIFNWLFTMYRGRIRFEVPMLWTVGFMVTFVIGGMTGVLLAVPPADFVLHNSLFLIAHFHNVIIGGVLFGLLAGITYWYPKAFGYKLDPFWGKCSFWFWLSGFYLAFMPLYVLGLMGVTRRVSHFEDSSLQIWFQIAAFGAVLIALGIACFLIQLVVSFRRRHALRDTTGDPWDGRTLEWSTASPPPAYNFAFTPIVHDNDAWHDMKSRGYARPLNGYTAIHMPKNTGAGFVISAIAAVCAFALVWHMWLLAGVAFAVLMVAVIVHTFNYHRDFHIPADEVTRVEGARTRLLAAAHV; encoded by the coding sequence ATGTTCGACCATCCCGATACGACGAAGCTCCTGTTCGGCCGCCTGACCTGGGACGCCATCCCGCTGCACGAGCCCATCCTGCTCGCGACCTTCGCGATGGTGGTGCTGGGCGGCATCGCGGTCCTCGGCGCGCTGACCTGCTTCCGCGCCTGGGGAACGCTGTGGCGTGACTGGATCACCAGCATCGACCACAAGAAGATCGGGATCATGTACATCATCCTGGGCCTGGTGATGCTGCTGCGCGGCTTCGCCGACGCCCTGATGATGCGGGCCCAGCAGGCCATCGCCTTCGGCGACAACCTGGGCTACCTGCCGCCGCACCACTACGACCAGATCTTCACGGCCCACGGCGTGATCATGATCTTCTTCGTGGCCATGCCGCTGGTCACCGGGTTGATGAACTTCGTCGTGCCGCTGCAGATCGGCGCCCGCGACGTGGCCTTCCCGTTCCTGAACAACTTCAGCTTCTGGATGACGACCTTCGGCGCCGGCCTGCTGATGGTGTCGCTGTTCGTCGGCGAGTTCGCCAAGACCGGCTGGCTGGCCTACCCGCCGCTGTCGGGCATCGCCTTCAGCCCCGACGTGGGGGTCGACTACTACATCTGGTCGCTGCAGATCGCCGGGGTCGGCACCCTGCTCTCCGGCGTGAACCTGATCGCCACCATCGTCAAGATGCGCGCGCCGGGCATGACGCTGATGAAGATGCCGGTCTTCACCTGGACCGCGCTGTGCACCAACGTGCTGATCGTCGCGGCCTTCCCGGTGCTGACCGCCGTGCTGGCGCTGCTCTCGCTGGACCGCTACGTCGGCACGAACTTCTTCACGAACGACCTCGGCGGCAACGCCATGATGTACGTGAACCTCATCTGGATCTGGGGCCACCCCGAGGTCTACATCCTGGTGCTGCCGGTGTTCGGCATCTTCTCCGAGGTGGTGTCCACCTTCTCCGGCAAGCGCCTCTTCGGCTACGCCTCGATGGTCTACGCGACGGTGGTCATCACGATCCTGTCCTACCTGGTCTGGCTGCACCACTTCTTCACGATGGGCTCGGGCGCCAGCGTCAACTCCTTCTTCGGGATCACGACGATGATCATCTCGATCCCGACCGGCGCGAAGATCTTCAACTGGCTGTTCACGATGTACCGCGGCCGCATCCGCTTCGAGGTGCCGATGCTGTGGACCGTGGGTTTCATGGTCACCTTCGTGATCGGCGGCATGACCGGCGTGCTGCTCGCGGTGCCACCGGCCGACTTCGTGCTGCACAACAGCCTGTTCCTGATCGCGCACTTCCACAACGTGATCATCGGCGGCGTGCTGTTCGGCCTGCTGGCCGGCATCACCTACTGGTATCCCAAGGCCTTCGGCTACAAGCTCGATCCGTTCTGGGGCAAGTGCTCGTTCTGGTTCTGGCTGAGCGGCTTCTACCTCGCCTTCATGCCGCTGTACGTGCTGGGTCTGATGGGCGTGACACGCCGCGTCAGCCACTTCGAGGACAGCTCGCTGCAGATCTGGTTCCAGATCGCCGCCTTCGGCGCGGTGCTGATCGCGCTGGGCATCGCCTGCTTCCTGATCCAGCTGGTGGTGAGCTTCCGTCGCCGCCACGCGCTGCGCGACACGACGGGCGACCCCTGGGACGGCCGCACGCTGGAGTGGTCGACCGCCTCGCCCCCGCCGGCCTACAACTTCGCGTTCACGCCGATCGTGCACGACAACGACGCCTGGCACGACATGAAGTCGCGCGGCTACGCACGGCCGCTCAACGGCTACACCGCGATCCACATGCCGAAGAACACCGGCGCCGGCTTCGTGATCTCGGCGATCGCGGCGGTCTGCGCGTTCGCGCTGGTCTGGCACATGTGGCTGCTGGCCGGTGTCGCCTTCGCCGTGCTGATGGTGGCGGTGATCGTGCACACCTTCAATTACCACCGCGACTTCCACATCCCGGCCGACGAGGTGACCCGCGTCGAGGGAGCCCGCACCCGCCTGCTCGCTGCCGCCCATGTCTGA
- the cyoA gene encoding ubiquinol oxidase subunit II: protein MRPLKSLRGLLLALAPLALLAGCDTVLLNPSGDIAAQQGRLIVVSTVLMLLIIVPVIVLTLLFAWRYRASNKAATYAPDWDHSTQLELVIWAAPLLIIIALGAVTWISTHTLDPYRPLQRIDAQRPVAPDTPTLTVEVVALDWKWLFIYPEQGIATVNELAAPVDVPIRFKITSSSVMNSFYIPALAGQIYAMPGMETKLHAVINRVGDYEGFSANYSGAGFSGMRFTFRGMAPQDFHRWVDATRAGRGTLDRTAYLQLEKPSEREPARRYARVAPDLYDAIVDRCVEPGTLCMKQIMALDARRGAGANALPNGPDAVCTVADADAPLVATDAATRPAFVATP from the coding sequence ATGCGCCCACTCAAGTCACTCCGCGGTCTGCTGCTCGCGCTCGCCCCGCTCGCCCTGCTCGCCGGCTGCGACACCGTGCTGCTGAACCCGTCCGGCGACATCGCCGCCCAGCAGGGCCGCCTGATCGTGGTCTCCACGGTGCTGATGCTGCTGATCATCGTGCCGGTGATCGTGCTGACGCTGCTGTTCGCCTGGCGCTACCGCGCATCGAACAAGGCGGCCACCTACGCCCCCGACTGGGACCACTCCACCCAGCTCGAGCTGGTGATCTGGGCCGCGCCGCTGCTGATCATCATCGCCCTCGGTGCCGTGACCTGGATCAGCACCCACACGCTGGATCCCTACCGTCCGCTGCAGCGCATCGACGCGCAGCGCCCGGTCGCGCCGGACACGCCGACGCTGACCGTCGAGGTGGTGGCGCTCGACTGGAAGTGGTTGTTCATCTACCCCGAGCAGGGCATCGCCACCGTCAACGAACTGGCCGCGCCGGTCGACGTGCCGATCCGCTTCAAGATCACCTCGTCATCGGTGATGAATTCGTTCTACATCCCCGCGCTGGCCGGCCAGATCTACGCGATGCCCGGCATGGAGACCAAGCTGCACGCGGTGATCAACCGGGTGGGCGACTATGAAGGCTTCTCGGCCAACTACAGCGGCGCGGGCTTCTCCGGCATGCGCTTCACCTTCCGCGGCATGGCGCCGCAGGATTTCCATCGCTGGGTCGACGCCACCCGCGCGGGCCGGGGCACGCTCGACCGCACCGCCTACCTTCAGCTCGAGAAGCCCAGCGAGCGCGAACCGGCGCGCCGCTACGCCCGCGTCGCCCCCGACCTCTATGACGCCATCGTCGACCGCTGCGTCGAGCCCGGCACGCTGTGCATGAAGCAGATCATGGCCCTGGACGCGCGCCGCGGCGCCGGCGCGAACGCGCTGCCGAACGGCCCGGACGCGGTCTGCACCGTGGCCGATGCCGATGCACCACTCGTCGCCACCGACGCCGCCACGCGTCCCGCGTTCGTCGCGACCCCCTGA
- a CDS encoding MFS transporter has translation MSSFSHAQPHLPSSSAAERDARQRSADHQKVAPGEIAVGVVIGRASEYFDFFVYGIASVLVFPALFFPFVDRLQGTLYAFVVFSFAFIARPLGTVLSMAIQRRWSRGTKLTVALFLLGTSTAGIAFLPGYQTLGAASIVLLALFRIGQGVALGGSWDGLPSLLALNAPPERRGWYAMLGQLGAPLGFMLASGLFAYLVASLSTADFLAWGWRYPFFVAFAINVVALFARLRLVVTHEYERLLDERELEPIGVLELVRSEGHNLVIGAFAALASYALFHLVTVFPLSWVTLYSQQSVAGFLTIQIFGAALAAGGIVASGWIADRIGRRSTLGASAVLIGMFSGFAPTLLGGGPLGQDVFMLIGFALLGLSYGQAAGAVTSNFSSKYRYTGAALTADLAWLIGAAFAPLVALGLSAHFGLAYVSIYLLSGAACTLAALSLNRALGPRD, from the coding sequence ATGTCCAGCTTCAGCCACGCCCAGCCCCACCTGCCGTCGTCCAGCGCCGCCGAGCGCGACGCGCGGCAGCGCTCCGCCGATCACCAGAAGGTCGCTCCCGGCGAGATCGCGGTGGGCGTGGTCATCGGCCGCGCGTCCGAGTACTTCGACTTCTTCGTCTACGGCATCGCCTCGGTGCTGGTGTTCCCGGCGTTGTTCTTCCCCTTCGTCGACCGCCTGCAGGGCACGCTGTACGCCTTCGTGGTGTTCTCGTTCGCCTTCATCGCGCGGCCGCTCGGCACCGTGCTGTCGATGGCCATCCAGCGGCGCTGGAGCCGCGGCACCAAGCTCACGGTGGCGCTGTTCCTGCTGGGCACCTCGACCGCCGGCATCGCCTTCCTGCCCGGCTACCAGACGCTGGGCGCGGCCTCGATCGTGCTGCTGGCGCTGTTCCGCATCGGCCAGGGCGTGGCGCTGGGCGGGTCCTGGGATGGGCTGCCCTCGCTGCTGGCGCTCAATGCCCCGCCCGAGCGTCGCGGCTGGTACGCCATGCTCGGACAGCTCGGCGCGCCACTGGGCTTCATGCTCGCCAGCGGCCTGTTCGCCTACCTGGTGGCGAGCCTGTCGACCGCCGACTTCCTGGCCTGGGGCTGGCGCTACCCGTTCTTCGTGGCCTTCGCGATCAACGTGGTGGCGCTGTTCGCGCGGCTGCGGCTGGTCGTCACCCACGAATACGAACGCCTGCTCGACGAGCGCGAACTCGAGCCCATCGGCGTGCTCGAACTGGTCCGCAGCGAGGGCCACAACCTGGTGATCGGGGCCTTCGCGGCGCTCGCCAGCTACGCGCTGTTCCATCTGGTGACCGTGTTTCCGCTGTCGTGGGTCACGCTCTACTCGCAGCAGTCGGTGGCCGGCTTCCTGACCATCCAGATCTTCGGCGCCGCACTGGCGGCCGGTGGCATCGTCGCCTCGGGCTGGATCGCCGACCGCATCGGTCGGCGCAGCACGCTGGGCGCTTCGGCGGTGCTGATCGGCATGTTCAGCGGCTTCGCGCCCACGCTGCTGGGCGGTGGCCCGCTGGGCCAGGACGTGTTCATGCTGATCGGCTTCGCGCTACTGGGGCTGTCCTACGGCCAGGCGGCCGGCGCGGTGACCTCGAACTTCTCGTCGAAGTACCGCTACACCGGCGCCGCGCTGACCGCCGACCTGGCCTGGCTGATCGGCGCGGCCTTCGCGCCGCTGGTCGCGCTGGGGCTGTCGGCCCACTTCGGACTGGCCTACGTCAGCATCTACCTGCTGTCGGGCGCGGCCTGCACGCTGGCCGCATTGAGCCTCAACCGCGCGCTGGGCCCTCGCGACTGA
- a CDS encoding aldo/keto reductase, translated as MEYVPLGRTGLKVSRLCLGCMTYGVPERGTHPWTLDEAQSRPLIRRALDLGINFFDTANSYSDGTSEEFVGRALRELARRDEIVLATKVYFPSRQAPNVGGLSRKAILTEIDNSLRRLGTDYVDLYQIHRWDYGTPIEETLEALHDVVKAGKARYIGASSMYAWQFAKALHTAERHGWTRFVTMQNHLNLIHREEEREMLPLCRDAGIGVLPWSPLARGRLTRDWTEGSGRMTTDEVGKRLYLERTAESDRQVVEAVARVATARGVPWAQVALAWVAQQAGVTAPIIGASKLQHLDDAVAALSLRLAPEELQALQAPYIPHAIAGFE; from the coding sequence ATGGAGTACGTTCCGCTCGGCCGGACCGGGCTGAAGGTGTCCCGGCTGTGCCTGGGCTGCATGACGTATGGCGTGCCGGAGCGTGGCACCCACCCCTGGACGCTGGACGAGGCGCAGAGCCGCCCCCTGATCCGGCGCGCGCTCGACCTGGGCATCAACTTCTTCGACACCGCCAACAGCTACTCCGATGGCACGTCGGAAGAGTTCGTCGGCCGTGCCCTGCGCGAGCTGGCCCGGCGCGATGAGATCGTGCTCGCCACCAAGGTGTACTTCCCGTCGCGGCAGGCCCCCAACGTCGGCGGTCTGTCGCGCAAGGCCATCCTGACGGAGATCGACAACAGCCTGCGCCGGCTGGGCACCGACTACGTGGATCTGTACCAGATCCATCGCTGGGACTACGGCACGCCGATCGAGGAGACGCTGGAGGCGCTGCACGACGTGGTGAAGGCCGGCAAGGCGCGCTACATCGGCGCGTCGTCGATGTACGCATGGCAGTTCGCCAAGGCCCTGCACACCGCCGAGCGCCACGGCTGGACGCGCTTCGTGACGATGCAGAACCACCTCAACCTGATCCATCGCGAGGAGGAGCGCGAGATGCTGCCGCTGTGCCGCGACGCCGGCATCGGCGTGCTGCCATGGAGCCCGCTGGCGCGCGGCCGTCTCACCCGCGACTGGACCGAAGGCAGCGGGCGCATGACGACCGACGAGGTCGGCAAGCGGCTCTACCTCGAGCGCACGGCCGAGTCGGACCGGCAGGTGGTCGAGGCGGTGGCCCGGGTGGCCACGGCCCGCGGCGTGCCCTGGGCACAGGTGGCGCTGGCCTGGGTGGCGCAGCAGGCCGGCGTGACCGCGCCGATCATCGGTGCGTCGAAGCTGCAGCACCTGGACGATGCGGTCGCGGCGCTGTCGCTGCGCCTCGCGCCCGAAGAGCTGCAGGCGCTGCAGGCCCCGTACATTCCGCATGCGATCGCCGGCTTCGAGTGA
- the tadA gene encoding tRNA adenosine(34) deaminase TadA, which produces MSDSAEQARKDEAAMRLALDQAQNAWLVGEVPVGAVIVREVDGVHQVVATGYNRPITTHDPTAHAEIVALRHAAQLLGNYRLPDCELYVTLEPCAMCAMALVHARFKRVVYAAADPKTGAAGSVIDLFAQRQLNHHTAVQGGVLADTCGQLLREFFAERRAQARRERNESSAAPAAPAAGAPETDYNIVEVIEMQDTMPGDLTDL; this is translated from the coding sequence ATGAGCGATTCCGCCGAACAGGCGCGCAAGGACGAGGCCGCGATGCGGCTCGCGCTCGACCAGGCGCAGAACGCCTGGCTGGTGGGCGAGGTGCCGGTCGGTGCGGTGATCGTGCGAGAGGTCGACGGTGTGCACCAGGTCGTGGCGACCGGCTACAACCGCCCGATCACCACCCACGACCCGACCGCGCACGCCGAGATCGTCGCGCTGCGCCACGCCGCGCAGCTGCTCGGCAATTACCGCCTGCCGGACTGCGAGCTGTACGTGACGCTGGAGCCCTGCGCGATGTGCGCGATGGCGCTGGTGCACGCGCGCTTCAAGCGCGTGGTGTACGCCGCCGCCGACCCCAAGACCGGCGCGGCCGGTTCGGTGATCGACCTGTTCGCGCAGCGGCAGCTGAACCACCACACCGCGGTGCAGGGCGGCGTGCTGGCCGACACCTGCGGCCAATTGCTGCGCGAGTTCTTCGCCGAGCGGCGTGCGCAGGCGCGCCGCGAACGCAACGAGTCGTCCGCCGCTCCGGCAGCGCCGGCCGCGGGCGCCCCTGAAACCGACTACAACATCGTCGAGGTGATCGAGATGCAAGACACGATGCCTGGCGACCTGACGGACCTTTGA
- a CDS encoding LD-carboxypeptidase gives MHAPHSHDHDGHDHDHEAPARSLTIHSPSGVVAQGAALTRAQRHLRRLGFDAHVDDSARARSQRFAGDDDTRLAALHRVARDGRDIALASRGGYGLTRLLDRIDYPLIAQSIDAGKRWVGYSDQTAFQLAVLAHTQRPTWAGPLACDDFGRTPEQGGVDDITEACFAEAMRGELEAIGFRTEVGFDGLQARGTLWGGNLCVLLSLLGTPHWPRVKGGILFLEDVNEHPYRIERSLLQLQQAGVLDAQKAVVLGGFTDYRKSPLDRGYTLRSAVEHLRGTTRTPILTGLPFGHVPTKVCLPVGRRATLVVEGRDAMIGWA, from the coding sequence ATGCACGCCCCCCACTCGCACGACCACGATGGTCACGACCACGACCATGAGGCACCGGCACGCAGCCTGACGATCCACTCGCCGTCGGGCGTGGTGGCGCAGGGCGCGGCGCTCACCCGGGCGCAGCGCCACCTGCGCCGGCTCGGCTTCGACGCCCACGTCGACGACTCGGCGCGCGCCCGCTCGCAGCGTTTCGCCGGCGATGACGACACGCGCCTCGCGGCGCTGCACCGCGTGGCGCGCGACGGCCGCGACATCGCGCTCGCCTCGCGCGGCGGCTACGGCCTCACGCGCCTGCTCGACCGCATCGACTACCCGCTGATCGCGCAGTCCATCGACGCCGGCAAGCGCTGGGTCGGCTACAGCGACCAGACCGCCTTCCAGCTCGCGGTGCTGGCCCACACGCAGCGCCCCACCTGGGCCGGCCCGCTGGCCTGCGACGACTTCGGCCGCACGCCGGAGCAGGGCGGCGTCGACGACATCACCGAGGCCTGCTTCGCCGAGGCGATGCGAGGCGAACTGGAGGCCATCGGCTTCCGCACCGAGGTCGGCTTCGACGGCCTGCAGGCGCGAGGCACGCTGTGGGGCGGCAACCTGTGCGTGCTGCTGTCGCTGCTGGGCACGCCGCACTGGCCGCGCGTCAAGGGCGGCATCCTGTTCCTCGAGGACGTGAACGAGCATCCCTACCGCATCGAGCGCAGCCTGCTGCAGCTGCAGCAGGCCGGCGTGCTGGATGCGCAGAAGGCGGTGGTGCTGGGCGGCTTCACTGACTACCGCAAGTCGCCGCTGGACCGCGGCTACACGCTCAGGAGTGCCGTCGAGCACCTGCGCGGCACGACGCGCACGCCGATCCTGACCGGGTTGCCGTTCGGCCACGTGCCGACCAAGGTCTGCCTGCCGGTCGGGCGTCGGGCCACGCTGGTCGTCGAGGGCCGCGACGCGATGATCGGCTGGGCCTGA
- a CDS encoding ABC transporter substrate-binding protein: protein MSPPSSRFLPALSRRLALLLCGTALVAGCNNSPLPAGEAATNTLFTGFQEKSPRHLDPTASYSNDETKITYQVYEPLYGYHYLKRPYQLVPKVAVAVVAPKYFDKAGQPLPDDAPGEQVALSVYEVPLKHGVRYAPHPAFAKDGQGRYRYHTDHALTRAELGDRHSPLDFEHQGTRELVADDFVYAIKRHASTRVQAPVFSVFSAYVLGLKDYGALLHAEDSKLLAGLPASALDKPFLDLRRFPLAGAEAPDPHTLRIRILGKYPQWPYWMAMTFLAPIPWEADAFYAQPGMAGQGMSLETWPVGTGPYMATVYEQDRRHVLERNPNYRQDDLYPCEGAPDDTPELLADCGQRMPFVDRLVFRAEKEKVPIKSKFIQGYSDVPEIERPEWGIEFHADADDSEATRRLFAERGFRFPRAVDVSNWYVGFNWLDPVIGKGDTPEQQVKNRKLRQALSIAIDWEEYVRVFPNKGGEPAHGPLPAGMFGSRHGTPAGFNPVTHVQVNGGIKRRPLADAERLIAEAGYPGGRDATSGRPLVLNYDYQRIPTPELKAEMDWMVKQFAKLGVTLEIRATDYNQFQDKMRKGRQQVFWWGWLADYPDAENFLFLLYGPNAKAGNDGENAANYANAEYDRRYERLRLLDDGPQKQQLIDEMVALLREDAPWTFGFFPYSASAFQPWVHNGKPGVMVRDMARYYRVDPALRVAKQAEWNRPQWWPLGLMALAALAVAWLARRVFMARERSTARGRRATGARAGEGAGA from the coding sequence GTGTCGCCGCCGTCGAGTCGCTTCCTCCCCGCGCTGTCCCGGCGGCTGGCGTTGCTGCTGTGCGGCACGGCCCTCGTGGCCGGCTGCAACAACAGCCCGCTGCCGGCCGGCGAGGCGGCCACCAACACGCTGTTCACCGGCTTCCAGGAGAAATCGCCGCGCCACCTGGACCCGACCGCGTCGTACTCGAACGACGAGACCAAGATCACCTACCAGGTCTACGAACCGCTCTACGGCTACCACTACCTGAAGCGGCCCTATCAGCTGGTGCCCAAGGTCGCGGTGGCCGTCGTCGCCCCGAAATACTTCGACAAAGCCGGCCAGCCGCTGCCCGACGACGCGCCGGGCGAGCAGGTCGCACTCAGCGTCTACGAGGTGCCGCTGAAGCACGGCGTGCGCTACGCACCGCACCCGGCGTTCGCCAAGGACGGGCAGGGCCGCTACCGCTACCACACCGACCATGCGCTGACGCGTGCCGAACTCGGCGATCGCCACTCGCCGCTGGATTTCGAGCACCAGGGGACGCGCGAGCTGGTGGCCGACGACTTCGTCTATGCCATCAAGCGCCATGCCAGCACCCGGGTGCAGGCGCCGGTGTTCTCGGTGTTCTCGGCTTATGTGCTGGGGCTCAAGGACTACGGCGCGCTGCTGCACGCCGAGGACAGCAAGCTGCTCGCCGGCCTGCCCGCGTCGGCGCTCGACAAGCCATTCCTTGACCTGCGCAGGTTCCCGCTGGCCGGCGCGGAGGCGCCGGACCCGCACACGCTGCGCATCCGCATCCTCGGCAAGTACCCGCAGTGGCCGTACTGGATGGCGATGACCTTCCTTGCCCCTATCCCCTGGGAGGCCGATGCCTTCTATGCCCAGCCCGGCATGGCGGGCCAGGGCATGAGCCTGGAGACCTGGCCGGTCGGCACCGGCCCCTACATGGCGACGGTCTACGAGCAGGACCGCCGCCACGTGCTGGAGCGCAACCCGAACTACCGGCAGGACGACCTGTATCCCTGCGAGGGCGCGCCGGACGATACGCCCGAGCTGCTGGCCGACTGCGGCCAACGCATGCCCTTCGTCGACCGCCTCGTGTTCCGTGCCGAGAAGGAGAAGGTGCCGATCAAGTCGAAGTTCATCCAGGGCTATTCCGACGTGCCGGAGATCGAGCGCCCCGAGTGGGGCATCGAGTTCCATGCCGACGCCGACGACTCCGAGGCGACGCGGCGGCTGTTCGCCGAGCGCGGCTTCCGCTTCCCGCGCGCGGTCGACGTGTCGAACTGGTACGTCGGCTTCAACTGGCTCGATCCGGTGATCGGCAAGGGCGACACGCCGGAGCAGCAGGTGAAGAACCGCAAGCTGCGGCAGGCGCTGTCGATCGCGATCGACTGGGAGGAGTACGTGCGCGTGTTTCCGAACAAGGGCGGCGAGCCGGCCCACGGCCCGCTGCCGGCCGGCATGTTCGGCTCGCGCCACGGCACGCCGGCCGGCTTCAACCCGGTCACGCATGTGCAGGTGAACGGCGGGATCAAGCGGCGACCGCTCGCCGATGCCGAGCGCCTGATCGCCGAGGCCGGCTATCCGGGCGGTCGCGACGCGACGAGCGGTCGGCCGCTGGTGCTGAACTACGACTACCAGCGCATCCCGACGCCCGAGCTCAAGGCCGAGATGGACTGGATGGTCAAGCAGTTCGCGAAGCTCGGCGTCACGCTGGAGATCCGCGCGACCGACTACAACCAGTTCCAGGACAAGATGCGCAAGGGTCGGCAGCAGGTGTTCTGGTGGGGCTGGCTGGCCGATTACCCGGACGCCGAGAACTTCCTGTTCCTGCTCTACGGCCCGAACGCCAAGGCCGGGAACGACGGCGAGAACGCCGCCAACTACGCCAACGCCGAGTACGACCGGCGCTACGAGCGCCTGCGCCTGCTCGACGACGGGCCGCAGAAGCAGCAGCTGATCGACGAGATGGTGGCCCTGCTGCGCGAGGACGCGCCCTGGACCTTCGGCTTCTTCCCGTACTCGGCCAGCGCCTTCCAGCCCTGGGTGCACAACGGCAAGCCCGGCGTGATGGTGCGCGACATGGCGCGCTACTACCGGGTCGACCCGGCGCTGCGCGTCGCGAAGCAGGCCGAGTGGAACCGGCCGCAGTGGTGGCCGCTGGGATTGATGGCGTTGGCCGCGCTCGCCGTGGCTTGGCTGGCGCGCCGGGTGTTCATGGCCCGCGAGCGCAGCACCGCGCGAGGCCGCAGGGCCACCGGCGCGCGCGCGGGGGAGGGCGCCGGAGCATGA